Within Epilithonimonas zeae, the genomic segment TCAGAATTGGTAAAACTATGAGGCAATTCGAAACTGTGTAAAAATTCGTGTGCTGCAGTTTGATCATTTTTAGTTGGAAATAGAACTACAAACTTTCCTGAACTGTAGCCATTTAATCCATTGATGTTTCCGGAAGAATCTACACTTCCACCGGGTTCAGGCAGATAGACTGCAATATAATGATTGTCATATTTCGTTTCAGCTATCTTTTTGGATTTTAATGTTTTTTTTAATTCGCTGTACACGTATTCTTGTAAACTTATAAATCCTGCAGGAGTATTGGATCTTGATGAATAATAGGCTGCAATCTGTCCGCCTACAACATATCTTCCGCTTGGTTGAAAATGGCTGTCGCCAGACACATCTACAATTTCTGTTTCTACTGTTGCTTCTATCAGTGCTTGTCTCAAATAGTTCTCAAATAATTCCTTTTGTCCGGTAGAATTTCCTTTGATTTCACTGCCAGGAATTCCGGATATATTTGTTTTTAATTCAATAATTAGGAATTTGGTTTTCTTTCTTCTCGGTTTGTGATTTGCCCAGACTTTTAATCTTCCAGCAACTTCAGAAACTTCTACACCTGCTGAATTTTTTTTAGTTGCAATCACTTCTATAATTTGATCTGTGGAAAATTCTTCCAGACATTCTATCGTAACAAAATCTTTGAGAGTATGCTTTCCTTTTGTTTTGGTAGTGATTTCTATTGGCGAAATGCTGAAAAGCTTATTTTCTTTAAATTTAAGTGTGTCCGGTTCTTCATCTACTTCAATATTGAGAGTCAATAAGGCTTTTGTATTTTTATAATTCGAAGCTTCTAATTTTTGTGTTCTCGTATTTTTAATTTTGGCGGGATACAAAGAAACCCAAGGACAGTAATATTTTTCCGCTGTTCCGTCTGCTTTCTTTTTCCACGGAATGCTGTAAACACCATAAACTCTTCCTAAATTGGAATATAAAGTAGGGGATTTTTGAAAACTTCCGTTGTAAGCATTAATATCAGTTACTAGAGTAGTATGAGTAGAATCTGTATACTGTTTAGCGATGATATCTTCATAATTTTTATCTCCGAAAACCGAAGTTTCTCCAAGTCTCATCCAATCAAATCCGTAATCTTCGCCTTTCCAGCCATCCTTACTGCGAAAATGAACAACACATTTTGCTTTTATTTCGGTTGGAGGAGGATTAGCGGGAGTTCCATAAGATATGCCAAGTTTTTCTCCAACTTCTGAAATCCATTTCACGGCATTGGAGATGATACTTTCATTAGAGTACATCGTATGACCTTTCTCCGACACTTTGGTATATGTTCCTTTGACGAATCTGGTTCTGCTCATTTTAATTGGCTTTAGATTTCTCTCCGCTGTTGTTCTGAACTTCTTTTTGTGCGTGCTTGTGAATGGATTCGTTGGATTGGATATTCATAGATTTCTCACTCACTTCCGTTCTTTCCATTTTTGTTTCGCTGTGAACGTCGCCATCAATCATTTCGGTTAATTTTCCTGTGATGAACATGCTGGCGTCACCAGCAACAGATGTCAGTTTCATAGCACCGACAGTTTGAGTTGAGTTCATTCCGATACTTTGGGTGTTATTCATACCGATAGTTTCAGAAGCATTTTGTCCCACACTAGTGGTCATATTTTCTGTAACATTGATGTTCATATTCTTACAATTCAATGTCATTGTTTCCGGAGCAGTAATGTTGATGTTGCTTCCTGTAGTATCCAGATGAATTTCGTTACCACTTTTATCGGTAATGATAATACTTTCATCTTCCGTAAAAACCACTTTGTGTCCGCTTCTGGTCATAATGGATTTGACACGGTTATCAACACCACCACCAAGTCCAACACCGCCGTGGAACATTCCGCCCATTACGAAAGGTCTGTCGGGATGGTTATGGACAAAACCGACCATTACCTGATCTCCAACTTCTGGAATAGCAACGTAGCCTCTGTTTTGAGTAATCTGATCTGTCCCACCAGCATCAGGACTCATCATTCTGATAAAGTTAGTAGTGTCGTGCAATTGCCAGTCAAATTTAACTGTGATTCTGCCTTGTCCCTGTGGATCTGTATTGCTGATAACAGTAGCAATTTGAGGTTGTGCTGTCGGAACTGTAAACTCCGGTTTTGGAAGGAATCCCGTATCGCTGGCAATGGCTTTGAAAGTGCCTTTATAATTCCCTAATGTATCGACATCGTGCGAAGCCTCAATAACCATTATTCTGGTAAAATAACTGGTTTGATTGCTGTCTGGTTTTCTCATTTCCAAATCTGCAACACAGCCTGGATATAAGAAAGGAATCGAGATATTTCCTGTAACGGTAAAAACTTCTACAGCTTTGCTTCCTGCCGCACTTTCTTGAGAATTAACTACATCTTTATCCGTAACCGCTTTTATTGGTGAAACCTGTAAAGATCTTGTGTTGAAAATCCCGTTTTGGGTCTGACTATAAGCATTTTTTGCCAGATCACTTTTATGTTTAATCGGCGTTTCTCCGGAAGTCAGTTTGCTGTTCTGACTGCTGTTGTAGCCGTAGAATTCGGGTTTGGTATGAACCGCTTTGAGTTCTACACGGATGTCGCTGACATTACTTCCATAGATTAATTTGAGCGGTGGATTTTGTGGTGGCAGTTTACCAAAATGTAATACTTCACCATCGTAATAGAATTGTTCCCCATAAGCTTCCGCCATTCTTGCAAGGTAATTGTAATGGGTTTCGTTATACTGAACACTGAAAGGAATTTCAGAGAAATCATTCGCATCCACACGTACATCATACTTGCTGCTTCCCAAACCTTCCTTGATTAATTGTGAGGCAATAATACTCATATTCACTGGAGATTCTCCACCAAAGCTCTGGATTGTTGGGGCTGCATCCAGCAAAATCGTTGGACTGAAACCGCCAAGAACAATATTCGGAAGACCACCTTTTTCCTGACTGTATCCAACTCTGGTAATAACGCCTACAAAAGTCCTTTCCGGACTATCCTGGATGTCTTTGTATTTTTGGACAATTGTAATTCTTTTTCCTAAAAACTCCTGACTGGATTCCAGATTATGGTTTTCCTTATTTCCTAAAGTGTCGTGCGCCAGAATCAGTTCAAACTCGTGATGTTTAGAGCTGTTTTGTGAAAGCGTGAAATGTTTGTAATGCGAGATTACTTTCCCTTCAATCACAATAATAAGTTTGACAAGACGGTTAATTCCAAAAATCTGGCTTGATGAGATGGAATTGGCGCTATTGTCCGGTTTGAAACTTTTGGTAGGAGTATTGGAAGTAGCCATATTTTGTGATTTTTTAGTATTAAATATCTATTACTTTGTTTAAACTAAACTTGGTCTATGCTTCTATGAAGGCTTTTTTTTGAATATGGAATTTAAAATCAATAATATCAAATCGATAAAAAATTATCATTCGCAATTATTTATTGATAATTAATTCGCAACAATCTTCCTGAAATCATAGCAATAATAATGCAATTGTCATCCAAAAGATTGTTAATTAATCAAAAATCCTGATGAGTGTGTCCGAAAAGGATGTTCATCAGGATTATTTTTTATTTTAAAGAGAAATAATCAGATGATTATTTAGCACCTGGCCAAACTCCATCGTAAGCTGAGTTACCATAATCTATTTTCTCTGCACTTACTACAAAGCTGATGAACATATTATCTTCGTTCAAAGCATCATAATCTACTTCGTGCTGGATAACGTATCCGTTTTCCCACTTCAATGTCGTTAAAGTTCCTTCTTCGTGAGACTTGTTGAAAGTGACTTCACCACTAGTTGGCTTGTACTTTCCATTTAATAAACTTTCCAAAATTCCTGAATCTTCAGTTGCTTCTACAGTGATTTTGATCAATGCGTTAGAAGGATCTGACGCAACTCTACCGGAAACGTCTGTGTTTCTTGATACACCGTAATTCAGTTTAAGGATTTTTTGTTCTGCACCGCCGTTGAATTTTAATACGGCTCTTGAATTGTTTGCCATGATTTCTAAAATTTAATTGTTAATATATTGTATTGTGTATTAGTGTGTTCATTAACTTTTGTATACCAAAGATAGAACCACCTTCCAAAAAAATCAGTAGTAGAATTACTACAGTTTTAGAAAATATTCGAAAGGAAAAAATAATTTATTATCAATTTTATTGAGAAATCTGAGCGGGTAAAGTCTGATAATCAACTCCCATATCTTTTACTAATAACTTATAGGATTGCGGATTGATAAGGTAAACAGCCATCGAGTCTTTATCAGAATCATTAATCTTCAAATCATAATTCGAAATAATCCTGATTGGAAACCGAAGAGTGTCTTTTGCGGATTTTACGATTGTGCCAGAATTGATTTTATAGACATTAACATTTTTATCTTCGATTTTAAAATTGTTAATCAACTCAATTGTGTTAGTTTTTATAACAAATAAACTTTTGTCTGAAGCTTCTTGTGGAGTTAATGTTTTTTTAGGCTGTTCATTTCTTTGATTTTCAAAAAGATCTATCGAATAATGATCGGGTCTTTCATATTTTTTCTTGCAGGAAATTGTGAACGATAATAAAATTATCATGTAAAGAATGTAAAAGTGCGCTGTTCTCATCTCGGTAGATTTTAAATGAAAAAGGGAATTCATAACTTATTGTTGCAAATTCCCTTTGTTGTTAATTTTTGTTGGGTTTATTCCTGTTGGTATTCAGCATCCCATTCGTTACCGTCGTCTCCTTTGTGTCCATCCAGCTTTATGACAAAACTTTTTGTTGGGAAGTAAGGTGTCATTCTGATATCCAACCAAACGCGGTCTTTATTCACTCTGTCTTGTTCAAATCTTACAATTTTGAATTTCTCAATCAATTTGTCCGGACCTTTGATTCCGTCAAGGAAAGTTACGATTTGTCTTCTCAAATCATCTTCGTTTCTCGGGTTCCAGTTTTCAAATGCCCTTCTGTTAAGGAAATCGAGTAGAACCTTGGTTACATAATCGAAAACTCTTACAACGGAATAAGTTTGTAAACCAATGTTATCTCCTGTAAATAATGTTTTTGCGGAGAAAGCCATAATTTTTCCGTACTCATTCACCATTGGAACTAATCCCATTTTTTCAAGTTGAGAAATTTCACTTTTCTTAAGGTCAAATTTCACGGCATCCACTTCATTGATATTTCCGTGTTTTTTACCAGCGGCAACTTGTGACATCAATGTTTTATAGATTTTTCCAGCCATAGAAGTAGAAGGCGGAAGATCCACATTTTCCTCTTCACCCACTTCCTCAGCTCTGCCTCTTCCTACAAGCCAGTTGGTCGTCATAATCACATTACTTCTGTGAAGTTCGCCACCAGTAAGATTGGCTGAATGGAAAAGATCCACAACATCATCTGGTTTGTCAAGATTAGCAAAATCTGTTATCAACATTACTTTGTTCTCGTTACAGATTTTCGCCCATTTTTCAACGACTTTATTAGAACCCAAATA encodes:
- a CDS encoding reprolysin-like metallopeptidase, whose product is MSRTRFVKGTYTKVSEKGHTMYSNESIISNAVKWISEVGEKLGISYGTPANPPPTEIKAKCVVHFRSKDGWKGEDYGFDWMRLGETSVFGDKNYEDIIAKQYTDSTHTTLVTDINAYNGSFQKSPTLYSNLGRVYGVYSIPWKKKADGTAEKYYCPWVSLYPAKIKNTRTQKLEASNYKNTKALLTLNIEVDEEPDTLKFKENKLFSISPIEITTKTKGKHTLKDFVTIECLEEFSTDQIIEVIATKKNSAGVEVSEVAGRLKVWANHKPRRKKTKFLIIELKTNISGIPGSEIKGNSTGQKELFENYLRQALIEATVETEIVDVSGDSHFQPSGRYVVGGQIAAYYSSRSNTPAGFISLQEYVYSELKKTLKSKKIAETKYDNHYIAVYLPEPGGSVDSSGNINGLNGYSSGKFVVLFPTKNDQTAAHEFLHSFELPHSFTNSEADPKAEYTYEYAKTENIMDYSHHIPQDRFNLWKWQWMIANNNVK
- a CDS encoding type VI secretion system Vgr family protein, with translation MATSNTPTKSFKPDNSANSISSSQIFGINRLVKLIIVIEGKVISHYKHFTLSQNSSKHHEFELILAHDTLGNKENHNLESSQEFLGKRITIVQKYKDIQDSPERTFVGVITRVGYSQEKGGLPNIVLGGFSPTILLDAAPTIQSFGGESPVNMSIIASQLIKEGLGSSKYDVRVDANDFSEIPFSVQYNETHYNYLARMAEAYGEQFYYDGEVLHFGKLPPQNPPLKLIYGSNVSDIRVELKAVHTKPEFYGYNSSQNSKLTSGETPIKHKSDLAKNAYSQTQNGIFNTRSLQVSPIKAVTDKDVVNSQESAAGSKAVEVFTVTGNISIPFLYPGCVADLEMRKPDSNQTSYFTRIMVIEASHDVDTLGNYKGTFKAIASDTGFLPKPEFTVPTAQPQIATVISNTDPQGQGRITVKFDWQLHDTTNFIRMMSPDAGGTDQITQNRGYVAIPEVGDQVMVGFVHNHPDRPFVMGGMFHGGVGLGGGVDNRVKSIMTRSGHKVVFTEDESIIITDKSGNEIHLDTTGSNINITAPETMTLNCKNMNINVTENMTTSVGQNASETIGMNNTQSIGMNSTQTVGAMKLTSVAGDASMFITGKLTEMIDGDVHSETKMERTEVSEKSMNIQSNESIHKHAQKEVQNNSGEKSKAN
- the tssD gene encoding type VI secretion system tube protein TssD, with the protein product MANNSRAVLKFNGGAEQKILKLNYGVSRNTDVSGRVASDPSNALIKITVEATEDSGILESLLNGKYKPTSGEVTFNKSHEEGTLTTLKWENGYVIQHEVDYDALNEDNMFISFVVSAEKIDYGNSAYDGVWPGAK
- a CDS encoding DUF5458 family protein yields the protein MDNRQQAAPQNQQAAEQQQDQRRGSAINDLNKVGGFNFIETVVDGIANMNPTRKARKEIFLNDTNKQTERKDLAQKLNLWISLLENNATAEEMAEACKTKAQSAEKNLKTNLKNSLAAIRELETSYRTMAQFFKNTELDKVDNVSIVNASLEQMKDLDNPIFIDAIADEFKQNYDRLDLRDNYSILAIPGYLGSNKVVEKWAKICNENKVMLITDFANLDKPDDVVDLFHSANLTGGELHRSNVIMTTNWLVGRGRAEEVGEEENVDLPPSTSMAGKIYKTLMSQVAAGKKHGNINEVDAVKFDLKKSEISQLEKMGLVPMVNEYGKIMAFSAKTLFTGDNIGLQTYSVVRVFDYVTKVLLDFLNRRAFENWNPRNEDDLRRQIVTFLDGIKGPDKLIEKFKIVRFEQDRVNKDRVWLDIRMTPYFPTKSFVIKLDGHKGDDGNEWDAEYQQE